A genomic segment from Halorubrum depositum encodes:
- a CDS encoding 3-dehydroquinate synthase II, translated as MTRTVWVKADGSVGDWEARKRRITAAIEAGADWVLVDEADVGRVRELGDVKVAAFRSEADVIDDAESAAEADAYFVGKGGEGDGTIDLPNDFSGSADLTTVRRGDDRAQGVYVRVLGTEYERFAEEAAADAEYTIVVGEDWSIIPLENLIARVGEETHLVAGATTAAEAQTAFETLEIGADGVLLDSDSPDEIRGAVDARDAADRETLDLRHAEVTAVERTGMADRVCIDTGSLMDEDEGMLVGSMSRGLFFVHAETAESPYVESRPFRVNAGAVHAYVRNAEGGTNYLAELSSGDEVQIVDTAGHTREAIVGRVKIEKRPMFRIQAEVETEEGVDRVETLIQNAETVKVATADGKKAVTDLEEGDEALVYYEDVARHFGEAVEESIIEK; from the coding sequence ATGACACGCACGGTCTGGGTGAAAGCCGACGGGAGCGTCGGCGACTGGGAGGCGCGGAAGCGACGGATCACGGCCGCCATCGAGGCCGGCGCGGACTGGGTGCTCGTCGACGAGGCCGACGTGGGGCGCGTCCGCGAACTCGGCGACGTCAAGGTCGCGGCGTTCCGCTCGGAGGCGGACGTCATCGACGACGCCGAGAGCGCCGCCGAGGCCGACGCCTACTTCGTCGGCAAGGGCGGCGAGGGCGACGGGACGATCGACCTCCCGAACGACTTCTCCGGCTCCGCGGACCTCACAACGGTCCGCCGGGGCGACGACCGCGCGCAGGGCGTCTACGTCCGCGTGCTCGGCACCGAGTACGAGCGCTTCGCCGAGGAGGCGGCCGCGGACGCCGAGTACACGATCGTCGTCGGCGAGGACTGGTCGATCATCCCGCTGGAGAACCTGATCGCGCGGGTCGGCGAGGAGACGCACCTCGTCGCCGGCGCGACGACCGCCGCGGAGGCGCAGACCGCATTCGAGACGCTGGAGATCGGCGCCGACGGCGTGCTCCTCGACAGCGACTCGCCGGACGAGATCCGGGGCGCGGTCGACGCCCGCGACGCCGCCGACCGCGAGACGCTGGACCTCCGGCACGCCGAGGTGACCGCGGTCGAGCGCACCGGGATGGCCGACCGCGTCTGCATCGACACCGGGTCGCTGATGGACGAGGACGAGGGGATGCTCGTGGGGTCGATGTCGCGCGGGCTGTTCTTCGTCCACGCCGAGACCGCGGAGTCGCCGTACGTCGAGTCGCGCCCGTTCCGCGTGAACGCCGGGGCCGTCCACGCCTACGTCCGCAACGCCGAGGGCGGCACGAACTACCTCGCGGAGCTGTCCAGCGGCGACGAGGTGCAGATCGTCGACACCGCGGGCCACACCCGGGAGGCGATCGTCGGGCGCGTGAAGATCGAGAAGCGCCCGATGTTCCGGATTCAGGCGGAAGTCGAGACGGAGGAGGGCGTCGACCGCGTCGAGACGCTGATCCAGAACGCCGAGACGGTGAAGGTCGCGACCGCGGACGGCAAGAAGGCGGTCACGGACTTAGAGGAGGGCGACGAGGCGCTGGTCTACTACGAGGACGTGGCGCGGCACTTCGGCGAGGCGGTCGAGGAGAGCATCATCGAGAAGTAG